One segment of Salvelinus fontinalis isolate EN_2023a chromosome 12, ASM2944872v1, whole genome shotgun sequence DNA contains the following:
- the LOC129866913 gene encoding ETS homologous factor-like, translating to MVRHTTCIMSIPSTASIESQLPTTWSSYPCPDISTVMPGYTSSLWSQDYKPQYWSKYLVWQWLQQMVDMHQIDAASIHFQNFDVDGRQLCSMTYQDFTRAAGTVGPILYQSLNELKWSGQHPGVEFNPLDIIKSEPDDFPCSFPEPSIYPADIFDPSCQCLAPVASLTISSPDTKKSHSRPHQIKKHSPRGTHLWEFIRDILLNPEWNSGLLKWEDRTDGVFRFLKSEAVAQLWGKKKNNSSMTYEKLSRAMRYYYKQEILEHVDGRRLVYKFGKNAQGWRESEK from the exons ATGGTCCGTCATACCACCTGTATCATGAGCATCCCTTCCACTGCCAGCATTGAGAGCCAGCTGCCCACAACATGGAGCTCCTACCCCTGCCCAGACA TTTCCACAGTGATGCCCGGTTACACCAGTAGCCTGTGGTCCCAGGACTACAAGCCTCAGTATTGGTCAAAGTACCTGGTGTGGCAGTGGCTCCAGCAGATGGTGGACATGCACCAGATTGACGCTGCCAGCATCCACTTCCAGAACTTTGACGTGGACGGCCGTCAACTGTGCAGCATGACCTACCAGGACTTTACACGCGCCGCGGGCACTGTGGGGCCTATCCTCTACCAAAGCCTCAACGAGCTCAAATGGAGTG GACAGCATCCTGGTGTGGAGTTTAACCCACTGGACATTATCAAATCAGAGCCAGATG aCTTCCCTTGTTCATTCCCAGAACCTAGCATATATCCTGCAG acatttttgatcCCTCATGTCAATGCCTCGCACCTGTGGCATCGCTCACTATCTCAAGTCCAG ACACAAAGAAATCTCACAGTCGCCCTCATCAGATCAAAAAGCACA GCCCCCGGGGAACCCACCTGTGGGAGTTCATTAGGGACATTCTGCTGAACCCAGAGTGGAACTCAGGCCTGCTCAAGTGGGAGGACCGGACAGATGGCGTGTTCCGTTTCCTCAAGTCAGAGGCTGTTGCTCAGCTGTGGGGCAAGAAGAAGAACAACAGCAGCATGACCTACGAGAAGCTCAGCCGAGCTATGAG ATATTACTACAAACAGGAAATCCTGGAACACGTGGATGGCCGAAGGCTGGTCTACAAGTTTGGAAAAAATGCACAAGGATGGAGGGAGTCAGAAAAGTAA